A single genomic interval of Rhododendron vialii isolate Sample 1 chromosome 3a, ASM3025357v1 harbors:
- the LOC131319249 gene encoding sister chromatid cohesion protein PDS5 homolog E-like — protein sequence MARKKVGRLGKSDDVASKMDNRGNRKKGNIAEKVKDSINSGGSERVLRSRRATTKGGANADEKSNGRKPVVDGNSTGGVANADEKAKGKRPMVEGNLNRGGANVAENAEGKKPMVGGNLTINDEVAQKGGGNEKGKRVSGDRDWILKPHNPRQGDKKISEKAKGKRKLLVEEENDEEPVSPAKWRKPDDGIADPNASSAERGAYNMRARKAIPSFQRLGLSETGFALVVGKRVKVYKSGSRKWVTGTINSYNDKKKLHNVLYVDGESKELDLKSQRFEVEVMPGEASTLCTKEKPNVNPKSRKTMKTDSDVRSDDQNVEMEKGYEESYDQNMVISEVAKVSQKKIAAKPRQKLVTNAGKRNAGDGASASKSKPAQKMKKDEEQVNVKKTKNPPRRGRSNSNTKK from the exons ATGGCTAGGAAGAAAGTTGGTAGACTGGGCAAGTCTGACGATGTGGCCTCCAAAATGGACAATCGTGGCAACCGCAAGAAAGGCAACATTGCTGAGAAGGTTAAGGATAGCATAAACTCTGGTGGCAGTGAGAGGGTTCTAAGATCACGAAGGGCAACAACTAAAGGGGGGGCAAATGCGGATGAAAAGTCCAATGGGAGGAAACCAGTGGTAGATGGAAACTCTACTGGAGGAGTGGCAAATGCTGATGAAAAGGCCAAAGGGAAGAGACCAATGGTGGAGGGAAACTTAAACAGAGGAGGGGCAAATGTTGCTGAAAATGCCGAAGGGAAGAAACCAATGGTAGGGGGAAACTTGACGATTAATGACGAGGTGGCTCAAAAGGGTGGTGGAAATGAGAAGGGAAAGAGGGTTTCGGGTGACAGGGATTGGATTCTCAAACCGCATAATCCAAGACAAGGAGATAAAAAGATCAGTGAAAAGGCCAAGGGGAAGAGAAAGCTTTTGGTTGAGGAGGAAAATGATGAGGAACCAGTAAGTCCAGCAAAATGGAGAAAACCCGACGATGGAATAGCAGATCCAAACGCGTCTTCCGCTGAAAGAGGTGCATACAATATGAGGGCAAGAAAGGCAATTCCTTCCTTTCAGAGACTTGGGTTGAGTGAGACTGGTTTTGCCCTTGTTGTGGGAAAGAGAGTGAAGGTATACAAGTCTGGCTCTAGGAAATGGGTTACTGGGACAATCAACTCCTATAACGACAAGAAGAAGCTGCACAATGTTTTGTATGTTGATGGTGAATCAAAGGAATTGGACCTCAAGTCTCAACGTTTTGAGGTTGAAGTTATGCCTGGGGAAGCCTCCACATTATGTACCAAAGAGAAGCCTAATGTGAACCCCAAAAGCCGGAAAACCATGAAGACAGATTCTGATGTCAGATCAGATGACCAAAACGTGGAAATGGAAAAAGGCTATGAAGAATCTTATGATCAAAATATGGTCATTTCAGAGGTCGCAAAGGTTTCTCAGAAGAAAATTGCTGCAAAACCACGGCAGAAACTGGTGACAAATGCTGGCAAAAGGAATGCAGGAGATGGAGCTTCAGCTTCAAAATCTAAACCTGCACAGAAAATGAAGAAGGATGAAGAACAGGTTAATGTGAAGAAGACAAAGAATCCTCCGAGGAGGGGGCGATCAAATTCCAACACTAA GAAGTGA